Within the Achromobacter spanius genome, the region CCGCTGGCGCGCCGCCTGGTCAACACCACCTATGAAGCCACCCGCGCCGGCATCATGGCCGTGAAGCCGGGCGCCACGCTGGGCGACATCGGCCACGCCATCCAGACCGTGGCGCACCGCGAACACTTTTCCATCGTGCGCGAATACTGCGGCCATGGCATCGGCCAGATCTACCACGACGAACCGCAGGTGCTGCACTACGGCCGGCCCGGCGAAGGGCTGGTGCTGCAACCCGGCATGATGTTCACCATCGAACCCATGATCAACGCGGGCAAGCCGGCCACCAAGCAGTTGCCCGACGGCTGGACCGTGGTCACCAAAGACCGTTCGCTATCGGCGCAATGGGAACACATGGTGGTGGTGACCGACACCGGCTACGAGGTGCTGACGCCCTGGCCGGACGGCTACGGCGACTATCCGCCGATTCCTTGAAGCGCCTTTCCTGAACCCCGCCTTTCCTGACCGCACCCGTCCATGGCAAGGACCGGAGTGCAAGCCGCCAAGGGCACGATCATGATCGTGCCCTTGCCGTTTTCGGCGCCGCGTCTGCTCCCCCATGCCCGCCCTGCCCCTAGCATTCCGCCGTCTGGCCGCGTCCAACCTGGCCGCCCAACTCTCTGAACAGATGGCGCTGGCGGCCGCGCCGCTGGTCGCCGTGCTGGCGCTGGGCGCCACCGCCGCGCAGACCGGCACGCTGCAAGCCGCGC harbors:
- the map gene encoding type I methionyl aminopeptidase; translation: MARKVSIKSAADIEMARKAGAMAAEVLHMIGEHVRPGVTTDEIDRICNEYIVNVLKAIPANVGYHGFPKTICASVNHVICHGIPGPKVLKNGDILNIDVAVIKDGWFGDTSRMYYVGQPSPLARRLVNTTYEATRAGIMAVKPGATLGDIGHAIQTVAHREHFSIVREYCGHGIGQIYHDEPQVLHYGRPGEGLVLQPGMMFTIEPMINAGKPATKQLPDGWTVVTKDRSLSAQWEHMVVVTDTGYEVLTPWPDGYGDYPPIP